The following coding sequences lie in one Cronobacter universalis NCTC 9529 genomic window:
- the dkgB gene encoding 2,5-didehydrogluconate reductase DkgB has translation MTVPALGLGTFRLKDDVVIASVKNALELGYRAIDTAQIYDNEAAVGQAIEENGVARDKLYITTKIWTGDLSKDRLILSLKESLQKLRTDHVDLTLIHWPSPGGAVSVKESLGALLEAKAQGLTREIGISNFTIALMQQAIDAVGVDNIATNQIELSPYLQNRKVVEWAQARGVHITSYMTLAYGNALKDETIIRIAQKHNATPAQVILSWAMALGYSVIPSSTKRQNLKSNLDALTLTLDADDMKAIAALERNERLVSPDGLAPDWD, from the coding sequence ATGACTGTTCCTGCATTGGGTTTAGGCACATTCCGTCTGAAAGATGACGTTGTAATCGCATCGGTAAAAAACGCGCTTGAACTAGGCTATCGCGCCATCGACACCGCGCAGATCTATGATAACGAAGCGGCAGTGGGGCAGGCGATTGAAGAAAACGGTGTGGCACGCGATAAGTTATATATCACCACCAAAATATGGACCGGGGATCTGAGCAAAGATCGCCTGATCTTAAGTCTGAAAGAAAGCCTTCAGAAATTAAGGACGGATCACGTCGATCTGACGCTGATTCACTGGCCTTCACCAGGAGGTGCCGTCAGCGTTAAAGAATCCCTCGGGGCGCTGCTTGAAGCTAAAGCACAAGGCCTGACGCGTGAGATCGGTATTTCTAATTTTACGATTGCGCTGATGCAGCAGGCTATCGATGCCGTTGGCGTCGATAATATCGCGACCAATCAGATTGAGCTGTCGCCTTATCTGCAAAACCGTAAGGTGGTTGAATGGGCGCAGGCGCGGGGAGTTCATATCACTTCTTATATGACGCTGGCCTATGGGAATGCGCTTAAGGATGAAACGATTATCCGAATTGCGCAGAAGCATAATGCCACGCCTGCGCAGGTCATCCTCAGTTGGGCAATGGCTCTGGGCTATTCAGTGATCCCCTCTTCAACGAAGCGCCAGAATTTAAAAAGCAATCTGGACGCTTTAACGTTGACGCTGGATGCGGATGATATGAAGGCCATCGCCGCGCTGGAGCGCAACGAGCGCCTGGTGAGTCCTGATGGCCTGGCGCCAGACTGGGATTGA
- the yafC gene encoding DNA-binding transcriptional regulator YafC encodes MKASSDELIIFVAVVESGSFSRAAEQLNLANSAVSRAVKKLEMKLGVSLLNRTTRQLSLTEEGERYFRRVQQVLQEMAAAETELMESRQTPRGLLRIDAATPVILHLLLPMIKPFRERYPEVTLSLVSSETFINLIERKVDVAIRAGTLTDSSLRARPLFTSYRKIVAAPDYLERYGVPATICDLKDHVCLGFTEPVSLNTWPVACKDGQLLEITPGMTSNSGETLKQLCLTGNGIACLSDYMIDKEIERGEVVELLAEYRLPVQMPFSAVYYSDRAVSTRIRTFIDFLSEWVKK; translated from the coding sequence AATTCAGCCGTCAGCCGCGCAGTGAAGAAGCTTGAGATGAAACTTGGCGTCAGTTTGCTGAACCGCACGACGCGCCAGCTGAGCCTGACAGAGGAAGGCGAGCGATATTTTCGCCGCGTCCAGCAGGTGTTACAGGAGATGGCGGCAGCCGAAACCGAGCTGATGGAAAGTCGCCAGACGCCGCGCGGGCTGTTGCGGATAGACGCCGCTACGCCAGTGATCCTCCATTTATTGCTGCCCATGATTAAGCCCTTCCGCGAACGCTATCCTGAAGTTACGCTCTCGCTGGTCTCGTCAGAAACCTTTATAAACCTGATAGAACGAAAAGTAGACGTGGCCATCCGTGCAGGTACGCTGACAGATTCAAGCCTGCGCGCAAGACCGCTCTTTACCAGTTACCGGAAAATCGTGGCCGCACCAGATTATCTTGAGCGTTATGGGGTGCCCGCGACGATATGCGATCTTAAAGATCATGTCTGTCTGGGCTTTACCGAGCCCGTTTCCCTCAACACCTGGCCTGTCGCCTGTAAAGATGGTCAGTTACTGGAAATTACGCCGGGAATGACCTCGAACAGCGGCGAAACGCTCAAGCAACTGTGCCTCACCGGTAACGGCATCGCGTGCCTTTCAGACTACATGATTGATAAAGAAATTGAGCGAGGAGAGGTGGTGGAATTGCTGGCAGAGTACAGGCTGCCAGTACAAATGCCGTTCAGTGCGGTCTATTACAGCGATCGTGCCGTCAGTACACGCATCAGAACCTTTATTGATTTTCTGAGCGAGTGGGTAAAAAAATAG